One Mauremys reevesii isolate NIE-2019 linkage group 27, ASM1616193v1, whole genome shotgun sequence genomic region harbors:
- the GSDMA gene encoding gasdermin-A isoform X1 — translation MSRHREKFKEHQAAARMFHKATKDLVKQLAPDGDLLPVSSLIDQDHFRPLYLVRRKPKKSFWMTHHRYYKTGVRLSDILVPGQDSRNLDVQDSQSITVGDSSDCRAEVSFKLSEHFQSSEVTGAASTYQVKSIKVKRAEVGPADLEFLQEERKIKMDHSFIKDLRKRRENVYVINEAVHASEETTLYKANTMEGNILNEIYVHFSLKGTRGSKRVIVIPKDCVLAFRIKPLIIQSESWGISHHPDNETFVADDGGKEGLQSDVEKECAELSELSTDLRAKFLKSIMAVIINSDLLQELKLKLEEAFEDADKCELKSENPDLEDLLNNLQDSEGSIHRYLVGPVLYTLHALGELTEDQLLRLAQSVQKQIVSKQLELVKSILKQDFNLKDAFSLDAKLLSSLQEEELNITKAMIELGGVTLQRNGPSFTGTGDPAAFSALSALYVALYALHLLSRSD, via the exons ATGTCACGGCACAGAGAAAAA TTCAAGGAACATCAGGCTGCAGCCAGGATGTTTCACAAGGCAACCAAAGACCTGGTAAAGCAGTTGGCTCCAGATGGAGATCTGCTCCCAGTTAGCAGCCTTATCGACCAAGATCACTTCAGACCCCTCTACCTCGTTCGAAGGAAACCAAAGAAGAGCTTCTGGATGACTCATCACCGCTACTACAAAACAGGAGTTAGGCTCAGTGACATCCTGGTACCTGGACAGGACAGCAGAAATCTAG ATGTCCAGGATTCACAGTCAATCACTGTTGGGGATTCCAGTGATTGCAGAGCAGAGGTGTCTTTTAAGCTGTCTGAACACTTTCAGAGTTCAGAAGTGACAGGAGCTGCCAGCACCTACCAAGTGAAGTCCATCAAGGTGAAAAGAGCAGAGGTTGGCCCAGCAGACCTCGAGTTTCTGCAAGAAGAAAG GAAAATCAAGATGGACCATTCCTTCATTAAGGATTTAAGGAAGCGCAGAGAGAACGTGTACGTGATCAACGAGGCTGTACACGCTTCGGAGGAGACCACATTATACAAGGCCAACACCATGGAAGGCAACATTCTGAATGAGATCTATGTCCATTTTTCATTAAAG GGCACCAGAGGCAGCAAGAGAGTCATAGTTATCCCTAAGGACTGTGTCCTGGCATTCAGAATCAAGCCGCTAATTATTCAAAGTGAATCATGGG GTATTTCCCATCATCCAGACAATGAAACATTTGTTGCAGACG ATGGAGGAAAGGAAGGCCTGCAGAGCGACGTTGAAAAGGAATGTGCAGAGCTCTCAGAGTTATCCACAGATCTGCGTGCCAAGTTCTTAAAATCAATCATGGCCGTGATAATAAACAGCGACCTCTTGCAAGAACTCAAACTCAAG CTAGAAGAGGCTTTTGAAGATGCTGATAAATGTGAGCTAAAGAGTGAGAACCCAGACCTGGAAGACCTGCTAAACAATTTACAGGATTCTGAAGGAAGCATACATCGTTACCTTGTTGGGCCGGTTCTCTACACTCTACACGCGCTTGGTG AGCTAACTGAGGATCAGTTACTGCGGCTGGCACAGTCTGTGCAGAAGCAGATTGTATCCAAACAGCTCGAGCTG GTCAAGAGCATCTTGAAGCAAGATTTCAACCTGAAAGACGCTTTCAGCCTGGATGCCAAGCTGCTCTCCTCCCTGCAAGAGGAGGAACTGAACATAACCAAGGCAATGATAGAGCTGGGTGGAGTAACACTGCAGAGAAATGGACCTTCTTTCACTGGGACTGGAGAcccggctgctttctcagccCTCAGTGCATTGTATGTAGCCTTGTATGCGTTACATCTTCTGTCTAGATCAGACTAG
- the GSDMA gene encoding gasdermin-A isoform X2: MSRHREKFKEHQAAARMFHKATKDLVKQLAPDGDLLPVSSLIDQDHFRPLYLVRRKPKKSFWMTHHRYYKTGVRLSDILVPGQDSRNLDVQDSQSITVGDSSDCRAEVSFKLSEHFQSSEVTGAASTYQVKSIKVKRAEVGPADLEFLQEERKIKMDHSFIKDLRKRRENVYVINEAVHASEETTLYKANTMEGNILNEIYVHFSLKGTRGSKRVIVIPKDCVLAFRIKPLIIQSESWDGGKEGLQSDVEKECAELSELSTDLRAKFLKSIMAVIINSDLLQELKLKLEEAFEDADKCELKSENPDLEDLLNNLQDSEGSIHRYLVGPVLYTLHALGELTEDQLLRLAQSVQKQIVSKQLELVKSILKQDFNLKDAFSLDAKLLSSLQEEELNITKAMIELGGVTLQRNGPSFTGTGDPAAFSALSALYVALYALHLLSRSD, translated from the exons ATGTCACGGCACAGAGAAAAA TTCAAGGAACATCAGGCTGCAGCCAGGATGTTTCACAAGGCAACCAAAGACCTGGTAAAGCAGTTGGCTCCAGATGGAGATCTGCTCCCAGTTAGCAGCCTTATCGACCAAGATCACTTCAGACCCCTCTACCTCGTTCGAAGGAAACCAAAGAAGAGCTTCTGGATGACTCATCACCGCTACTACAAAACAGGAGTTAGGCTCAGTGACATCCTGGTACCTGGACAGGACAGCAGAAATCTAG ATGTCCAGGATTCACAGTCAATCACTGTTGGGGATTCCAGTGATTGCAGAGCAGAGGTGTCTTTTAAGCTGTCTGAACACTTTCAGAGTTCAGAAGTGACAGGAGCTGCCAGCACCTACCAAGTGAAGTCCATCAAGGTGAAAAGAGCAGAGGTTGGCCCAGCAGACCTCGAGTTTCTGCAAGAAGAAAG GAAAATCAAGATGGACCATTCCTTCATTAAGGATTTAAGGAAGCGCAGAGAGAACGTGTACGTGATCAACGAGGCTGTACACGCTTCGGAGGAGACCACATTATACAAGGCCAACACCATGGAAGGCAACATTCTGAATGAGATCTATGTCCATTTTTCATTAAAG GGCACCAGAGGCAGCAAGAGAGTCATAGTTATCCCTAAGGACTGTGTCCTGGCATTCAGAATCAAGCCGCTAATTATTCAAAGTGAATCATGGG ATGGAGGAAAGGAAGGCCTGCAGAGCGACGTTGAAAAGGAATGTGCAGAGCTCTCAGAGTTATCCACAGATCTGCGTGCCAAGTTCTTAAAATCAATCATGGCCGTGATAATAAACAGCGACCTCTTGCAAGAACTCAAACTCAAG CTAGAAGAGGCTTTTGAAGATGCTGATAAATGTGAGCTAAAGAGTGAGAACCCAGACCTGGAAGACCTGCTAAACAATTTACAGGATTCTGAAGGAAGCATACATCGTTACCTTGTTGGGCCGGTTCTCTACACTCTACACGCGCTTGGTG AGCTAACTGAGGATCAGTTACTGCGGCTGGCACAGTCTGTGCAGAAGCAGATTGTATCCAAACAGCTCGAGCTG GTCAAGAGCATCTTGAAGCAAGATTTCAACCTGAAAGACGCTTTCAGCCTGGATGCCAAGCTGCTCTCCTCCCTGCAAGAGGAGGAACTGAACATAACCAAGGCAATGATAGAGCTGGGTGGAGTAACACTGCAGAGAAATGGACCTTCTTTCACTGGGACTGGAGAcccggctgctttctcagccCTCAGTGCATTGTATGTAGCCTTGTATGCGTTACATCTTCTGTCTAGATCAGACTAG
- the GSDMA gene encoding gasdermin-A isoform X3, with translation MFHKATKDLVKQLAPDGDLLPVSSLIDQDHFRPLYLVRRKPKKSFWMTHHRYYKTGVRLSDILVPGQDSRNLDVQDSQSITVGDSSDCRAEVSFKLSEHFQSSEVTGAASTYQVKSIKVKRAEVGPADLEFLQEERKIKMDHSFIKDLRKRRENVYVINEAVHASEETTLYKANTMEGNILNEIYVHFSLKGTRGSKRVIVIPKDCVLAFRIKPLIIQSESWGISHHPDNETFVADDGGKEGLQSDVEKECAELSELSTDLRAKFLKSIMAVIINSDLLQELKLKLEEAFEDADKCELKSENPDLEDLLNNLQDSEGSIHRYLVGPVLYTLHALGELTEDQLLRLAQSVQKQIVSKQLELVKSILKQDFNLKDAFSLDAKLLSSLQEEELNITKAMIELGGVTLQRNGPSFTGTGDPAAFSALSALYVALYALHLLSRSD, from the exons ATGTTTCACAAGGCAACCAAAGACCTGGTAAAGCAGTTGGCTCCAGATGGAGATCTGCTCCCAGTTAGCAGCCTTATCGACCAAGATCACTTCAGACCCCTCTACCTCGTTCGAAGGAAACCAAAGAAGAGCTTCTGGATGACTCATCACCGCTACTACAAAACAGGAGTTAGGCTCAGTGACATCCTGGTACCTGGACAGGACAGCAGAAATCTAG ATGTCCAGGATTCACAGTCAATCACTGTTGGGGATTCCAGTGATTGCAGAGCAGAGGTGTCTTTTAAGCTGTCTGAACACTTTCAGAGTTCAGAAGTGACAGGAGCTGCCAGCACCTACCAAGTGAAGTCCATCAAGGTGAAAAGAGCAGAGGTTGGCCCAGCAGACCTCGAGTTTCTGCAAGAAGAAAG GAAAATCAAGATGGACCATTCCTTCATTAAGGATTTAAGGAAGCGCAGAGAGAACGTGTACGTGATCAACGAGGCTGTACACGCTTCGGAGGAGACCACATTATACAAGGCCAACACCATGGAAGGCAACATTCTGAATGAGATCTATGTCCATTTTTCATTAAAG GGCACCAGAGGCAGCAAGAGAGTCATAGTTATCCCTAAGGACTGTGTCCTGGCATTCAGAATCAAGCCGCTAATTATTCAAAGTGAATCATGGG GTATTTCCCATCATCCAGACAATGAAACATTTGTTGCAGACG ATGGAGGAAAGGAAGGCCTGCAGAGCGACGTTGAAAAGGAATGTGCAGAGCTCTCAGAGTTATCCACAGATCTGCGTGCCAAGTTCTTAAAATCAATCATGGCCGTGATAATAAACAGCGACCTCTTGCAAGAACTCAAACTCAAG CTAGAAGAGGCTTTTGAAGATGCTGATAAATGTGAGCTAAAGAGTGAGAACCCAGACCTGGAAGACCTGCTAAACAATTTACAGGATTCTGAAGGAAGCATACATCGTTACCTTGTTGGGCCGGTTCTCTACACTCTACACGCGCTTGGTG AGCTAACTGAGGATCAGTTACTGCGGCTGGCACAGTCTGTGCAGAAGCAGATTGTATCCAAACAGCTCGAGCTG GTCAAGAGCATCTTGAAGCAAGATTTCAACCTGAAAGACGCTTTCAGCCTGGATGCCAAGCTGCTCTCCTCCCTGCAAGAGGAGGAACTGAACATAACCAAGGCAATGATAGAGCTGGGTGGAGTAACACTGCAGAGAAATGGACCTTCTTTCACTGGGACTGGAGAcccggctgctttctcagccCTCAGTGCATTGTATGTAGCCTTGTATGCGTTACATCTTCTGTCTAGATCAGACTAG